The following DNA comes from Megalobrama amblycephala isolate DHTTF-2021 linkage group LG20, ASM1881202v1, whole genome shotgun sequence.
TCTGTTGGCTTTTTCCTCTTATAAGTCACTACTAGAAAGACAGATCTCCTGTCCACAAACAGAGCAGAGACCTGTGCTGGACACACTTCTCTCAGCACTTAACAAGGAGATTCATGCGCTGGGTTATGATCTGTGCAGAATGGGATGGGCTGTTAAACTGATTAGTATCGCTGACCACTTAAAATCTTGGTCTCGGTTGAGATTTTTGCATCATTGCGTTTGATTAAAGCCATTAGAAAACTTTTTGGAAACTCAATCCATGGTCAATAGCCTTTTGGACAAGATTTCCAATTTTTGGTGCACAATGAGCTATTGAGAAGCATAAACTGCTTGTCGCAGGCTCGCTCAAGCATTACTCCGCTTTAACAAGTGTCTATCTGATCTCTCAGTGGAGTAAGTGGTGTAATTACAAATGCCTTTTGTACTAGTGGAAACACTTAAACCCCTCAAGACACAATTATACGTTTAGGAATTATACAGTGTATGAGTTCACATAGGAACAATATGGTGAGTCTGTATCACACCATTAGAGGATAATTTACTCTGCAATGATATACAGTGAGATTTGTGATGATTCTCACAGGTCCGTCAGGTCTGGGTGGTGGGAAATCAGactgaaaaacacacagagTTTTTGGGAGTGCTGCCCAGCAGTCGTGTTGAAGCTTCCACCCTTCAAGAACCTCTTCAGTCCCTCTGTCAGCAGGCCTCTGTGTACTGGACTAGACGATCTGATGGTAagatttattcatcaaagaatttaTTCAATCAAAGTATAACAGTGTCCACAAttaggcagcacaactgtttttaataatgtttcttaagcatcaaatcagcatattagaatgatttctgaaggatggtgtgacactgaagaatggcTTCTTGCCCTTGTTTTCTTGTTGAAGATGAGGGATCATGTAGAACTATTTGAATGTCCCATAAACCCAATCTAGACTTTTCTCTATGATATATAATCTgaccttttttttctgtgtgacTTTCTTTGGATTTCCCCATTCCCTGTTTCTCTCTCCTTTTTACTTCTTGTGCTTTGTGCAACATTTGCAAACTGTGCCCCTCCACACTAAAGCAGGAGCAGAGGTGCTCTACGACCGAATGTACATGCATgtacaatgaaagtaaatgggGCCAATTTTTGGGggatttaaaagcagaaataagGCATTTAATTCTAGATATATATAGCTGGTTTCACAAGGCTTAAGTCTATCCCAGACTAAAATCCATGTTttgactgaaagcaacttgtactgacatatcttaaaacatatcaatgccattgttttgtctgtgaaaccgggccataaacacttaaattaaaacttCAAACTTTCATTAAACCTGCATTCTTCAGTTAAAATGAGATAATGATATAACTTTATATGATATAACTTTACACTGAAatcatgttaaagggttagttcacccaagaatgaaaattctgtcatttattacttacactTTTGATAATCATCGGATTTTGttgtcaacaaaaatatcttaatttgtgttccgatgaTTAACAAaggttgaaatccgatggctccgtgaggcctgcatagggagcaatgacatttcctctctcaagatccataaaggtactaaaaacatttaaatcagttcatgtgagtacagtgtttcaatattaatattacaaagcgatgagaatatttttggtacgccaaaaaaacccccaaaataacgacttataaagtgatggcaaaacactgcttcaggaagcttcggagcataatgaatcagcatgtcgaatcagcggttcggagctccaaagtcacgtgatttcagcagtttggaggtttgacatgcgatccgaatcatgattcgatacgctgattcataacgctccaaagcttcctgaagcagtgttttgaaatcggccatcactaaataagtcgttatttcatttttttggtgcaccaaaaatattctcgtcgcttcataatattaatattgaaccactgtactcacatgaactgatttaaatatgtttttagtacattaatagatcttgagagaggaagtgtcattgctccctatggaggcctcactgagtcatcggatttcaacaaaaatatcttaaatttgtgttccgaaggtcttacgggtgtggaacggcatgagggtgagtaataaatgacagaattttcatttttggctgaactaaccctttaaaagcatATAGTTTACATCTTGTTGCTATACTGCTGAAACAGCGAGTACATTGCtgtttacaaatacaaatacaaattctacaaaaaaaaaggagGAAATGAATTTTAGTGGAAATTACTACCATAAATGCTATACAGAGCTAAAATTGTACTGAACCCagaatatttctttaaataaaatattaaaatatagtgTGAATTTTGTAACAAGAGAATATACAGAAGACATTGCATAAATAGCTAAGAACATTCTGTGTTGCTCTATAAAGAGCGCAGTGTGACAGAAACCTAATCCAGTCGTCCAGTGAGATGGAGTTGTGACCTTTTTAGAGTTACAACCAGCAGAGCATGAACAAGGAACAGGACATTGATTATGATTGGCATCGGCACATCTATAGAAATAAGAACCTTGAGATTTCTTtccctttttttccccctgaagGTCCCGGGAAACAAAGACTTATTTACTTCTGCATCGACATCTGCTTTCCCAGCAACatttgtgtttctgtgtgtttctACTACCTGCCAGAGTGAAATTCCACTGACGGTGTACCAGCATACGCCAGGGAAACAAACAAATGTGTTGACGTCGATGAGAGCAACTGGAAAGGCTAAACAAATGCCATATTTAATGCCCATCTGGCAACGAACCATCAGAATCATCTTGTCATGTTATCTGCTAAATCCTTATCTTCATCTTCTCTTGTATTTAGCCCCATTTTTGCAGTGGTTTGAACATGACTTGGCTCAAAGACTCACTCCAGCTCTTGTAACCTGATGCAGACGAGTAATGGAAAACACTGCTGGTCTACAATAAAGCACTATTGTGTTCAGTCActcatatattttaatacaaggAGGGAATTATTCAGTGTCTGGACAATAATCAAAAGCTAAATGTATTCAGATTGTGTTACTGTAACATTTATTGACAAAAACTTGTGGATGCATACAAATACTGGGTATATGCAACAAAGTATTTGTATCCCACCATGCATTTGAATTAGCAATGATAAGGATACGACATTTGGACAGTTTTTTGCTCAGTCTTCATCATCAAAGCCATTGTGGGTTATCATTAATGCATCAAGTCCATTTAATACCATGATGATGGTTCATAGCTGAAGATTTTGGGTGTTATGATAGCTACAGCTACCATAGCAGAATGAGTTTCTTCGGCATACTATCCAAGCACACTGTCGTTGAAGGCCAAACACACCACGGCCTTCTGATGGCCGCTGTACTCCCGTTTGATCTCTCCGGTCTCCACACACCACAGACGTGCCAGGTTATCAGAGGAGGCTGAAAACATATAAACAGGAATGATTCCACTGAGAACAACATACAGTTGTCAAAGAAGAatgaaaaagatatttaaaaaatatagtaattttaTTTAGCACTGTCCTGATGTACAGAGCTCGCACATGACGTGGGAAAAAAATGATGTCTATGCGCAAGCAAGTTTTACTAATTAGTTTCCTTGTTTTAGGGAAATTATgcgcatgatataataatttgttccctcattttACTAAATCATGGCCAAATTGCAATAATTCATTCCCttgttttagttaaataaaaacgAGGAAATTAAATTTCTACAGCGTGGCCATAATTTACTAAAACGAGGTTGCATAAAATCCTTAGACTAGTTTTAAAAGTCAGTCAtctaatttttttcttcaaaactggTCCTAGTCTTTTACATAAAATGGTCAACATGGTGgctaagtttatgcaactggccccaaGTTTTCTATGTTCTTTGGTTTGAGTTCACCTTACGGTGGCTCAATGATGCTAAGATCCAGTTTTCTCACTTAGGATAGTTGAGGGACTCATACACATCTATTACAAAAGGCTGCCAGAAATGATATATGCTCAAGGAGGCAACAAACAataagaaagaggaagtaaACTTCTGAACAGAATAATTTGCATAAAGTATTTTTTATCTTGTGGAACATAATTTATGGCAgaatacaacaacaacaacaaccacaaAAACCAAAATAATCTCTTACGCTGTGTCTACACCAGACACGAACGGCATGATGTGACAAAAGCCATTATAATCAGTACCGATGCTGTCAACACTGGATGCGGTGCGgcacaacacaacaaattcTCGACAGTAAAATGATGCATGATGTAAAATGATTTTGACGTACTTCAAGCTCTCGCACTACTTCTTACACAAAGAACAATGGGATTTGCAACAGATGCTTTGTCacgtccagtgtagacagcctcAAGCTGTTGTGGCACAGCAAGTGTAGACACAGtgttatttaaaaagaataaaaagaacaTCTAAAAGAttgggacccactttatattaagtgtctttaactactttgtactaacatttaaattaatagtttgatacaatgcacttattgtgtacaaacatgtttttacattgtacttgaatttaaaaaaatacctgcatgtaattaaatctgtaattacactgttgatcCTTCCCTTACCCCTacacccttaaacctaaccataccacaaaacctttattttatgtATCCAAGAAAGTACTaagtaatataaggtaactaaaTGGGTTAGGATTAGGTTAAGGGGTAGTTTAAGGAtcagtacctagttattacccagttactacaataagtacatagtatgtatATGTAGAACAAGACTAAAATTAAGCGCTACCACTAAACCTGtgcctaaccttacccatatcccacctcaataacagcaaaagtgttttgcaatacgatatgaacacaataagttcATTGTacctaacttttttttttttttacataagtACATAGAGGTTAAAGACACCAATATAAAAGTGGGACCAAAGATTCTACAATGAATATGTAAACTTATGAGCTTCTCATATTAGTAAAACACTATATGTATGTTGATGAGAGCCCTGTGTTCACCTGTAACTATGTACTGTGAATCTCCAGAGAAGGCACAATCCCACATCCAACCTCGGGACGTCTCTCCGGGGTTGTTACTCTTAATACTCAACTCTGTCATTAGAGAAAAGTTGGAGGTTCTCCAAATTTTACAGGTCTGGTCAGCAGAGCATGTGGCTAGTAATCTAGTaaagagataaaaaaaatgatgcattGATTTGTATAATAGTTGTAAACAAGTAtcaactattttatttttttcactgttttccCATTGTTCCCCAGATTAGTGTTTTGCAAGACACTCACGTGGAATCTGGGCTGAATTTGCAGCGTAATGAGTAGCGTTTGTGGGCAGGGATCTTGGTCTTGGGTATTAGTTGTGTCACCTCATCACCTATTCCTCCAGCCAAATTCCACACATAACAGTTTCCCTATAGTGAAAGACAAATAAACCAAATCTGACCAACCTCAACTAAATGGTTCAGATATAATATGAATGTATGCAGTACACATCAGCACAGCTTAATTAGCAATGTGGCAATATTGAAgatttaaagtgttaaaattcTTTCAAGGGTTCCTCCATTAAGTGGATATTCACCCAAAACTCTGGCAGTTCTAAAGCGATCATATGGATTtcttttacgatctctttataaaCGTTTTAAAGAGTTTTGAGTGAATAAACATTCAATGGAGGGATAGAAatttctcagatttcattaaaaatatgttattGGTGTTCCAAatatgaacaaaagtcttagaaaagaaaaaaaaattttgggtgaactatccttttaaggaCTGTTATTGGTTACTGACCGAGCTGTTGACTGCAGCCATATAACTGGCATCAGGATCGATATGGACTGAATTCACGGACACATCTGGCTCTGGGATGAGCTGTTCATTGTGGTCTGTTTTCAAATCCCAGATATGGATAACGCCACTTTGGTCCCCAACGATTAATTCAGCCtaaagcaaaataaagaaaatttaCTTGATTGTTCGACTGGTTTTTATTGTGAGCCTCAGTAGCAGATATATTATCCAACTGACCTGATTGGGATGAAGACACACACAATTAATAGGTGCATTGACTTGAAATATTCTTTGGCACTGTAGGTTCCTTGACCTGAATGAAAACAGTACTTAAGTAACACTTAAAACATCTCTAAACAGACTTTATACATACAGCAAAAAGCTTTTGCTACCTTAGGTCCCATATGCGAGCCATGCAGTCTTCTCCACCCGTGTACATCCACCGACCATCCTCGTGAAAGCCGACAGACGTGATGTTCTTACTGACACCGTCGTAATTAATCACAGGGTTTGGATTATTTGAGTTTAAGTCATACATGCGTATGTGTTGATAACCTGAAATGCAAGAATAAAAGTACAGTGTGAAAGGACTATATATTGCACTATTTATAGCTTTACACATAATGAGGCTCATGCTGAACTTACCAGCAGCAGCAATCATGCTTCTATCAGGTGTTACTTCAAGGGAATTTACCTGCTGGTGTTTGAGTTAAGCATCTTTAAAgtattttgtgtttaaaaaaaaaatcagaatgtTTTAATACACTTAATCGGAGGttatttgcaattaaatgaaaatgatatatattttaaatgtattaaatgcaattagttttTACAATgtttgacccacttaagtaggacttaagtatatttttatatgtaatttcattatTACATCTATTGACTTTCaaatatggttaaaatgtatggtaacactttattttatagtgtcattgttacacattacatgtagttactgtagtaataactataaatcatGCATAATTATATGCAATTAACTCTCAAAAAACCCTCATCCTAACCCTAagtctatagtaagtacatgtagttaattattattacttaaatgtataattacactgtaatactgataccttaaaataaagtgtaaccaagtGTACTTCTGAATGTACTGACAGGCATTTATGATAACTAAAATACATAAACTTGTATTATATATTGATATAAACTGTTATTTCTATTGAAACATGTTTGtcatctatttaaatatatttgtaatgatgaagttgcaatttagtacatttaaattacattatacTAATACCGAATAACACActtcagttaaaattataatcaagtactttacgTGCTGTTAGTCAActctttaaaataactgtaaagcacaacaaaagattattaaaacataatgcttcaaaatgcatttaaaggAAATCTTTGATTACACTATTTTATGGTGACTTTGTTACTATGCAATTATACTActtatataattacataaaagTATTATATAAGTAGTGTAAGTAGgctaatattaattaacatgttCTTACTGTAGGGTTGGTTAGGAATAGGGTTGGGTTATGTAAGTTACATTTAATTATGCATAGTTTGCTGTTAAtactacagtaagtacatgtaacaaggacacaaaaagtgttaccaaaacttCTAATTTGACATTaatacaaagtgcactttttaaaagtgtacttaagtgtgttaataaCCATAGTCATGAAattgtactttctttaagtatttcagaaatattatggttacactttattttaaggtgtctatGTTCCActgtaaatatacatttaagtactgagtaatattaagtaactacatgtacttaccatAGGgataggattagggtttggtttggtttagggttagttgcatgtaactatgcataatttatagttatataTAGTTGCATATATAGTTAACTGCATGTAACATTTATAAcaaagacactgtaaaataaagtgttacctatatTATCTACAAGTACAgttattttttatacttttttgaagtacactacaattGTACATTCAATATAATTAAgcgcacttctttttcacaactGAAGGTCATGGCTATGTATCTGCGAGGCAACGCTCTTGTTCGTGAAGGATACAGAGTCCTGGTGCTGGACGGTTCTTGTGCAGATGCCACTGTGAGCCTGCCAGAATCTGACGGTGTGATCATAACCAGCAGTGGCGAGAATCACCGGATCACTGCCGACGGTGCCTTGATTCACATTCATGATGAACTCAATCCAGACCTAACGACAGCTTCGCAGGAGAATGATTTGTTTTAGCTGTGGCTGTTGAAACTTCATTAATGCACCTCGATGCGTTTTAATGTACTTGTTTCTGTAAATCATTTGTGTTGGCAACAAGATTAAAAGAATAAACCGTTGCGATAGCTTACATTTTTTAGGGTGCTAAAATGATCTGAAAGATACAACTGGACAAAAAACCTTGTTCTTACCTGAGTGCGAATAATGCACGAGGAATCCGATTAGATAAATGTAAAACTATGGTCTCAACAGcgaaaaaatcattatttacaaATGTCAAACCTAAGCGGCGCTCCATCCAAAACCGCCCTCACAGAAACAAATCTATAATAAAAGGTTCCGATGTGCAGTGTTCAGTATTCATtggttttatttgttaaagcaGTTAAACAAAATTAGTTTGaaacaaacatacataaatCAAGTTAATCAAGTTAATTAATTCAGGGACCAGTTACAATACAATGAAATCAAAAGCAACattcaaaaatacatataatattAGTCTCTACATCTGCATTTGAACCAAAGTAAATTTAATACAAGTTGGCCTATAGTTTATTTGATTTCACGTGAGGAACCATGCTGTGTCACTTTGTTGCTGTGTTGCAAAACAGAATTAAACCGCAAAGGATGCGAGGCTTTGCTTCACTTCAACAGGGTCAGCGAGTGCACATGACAAAATTCTTGCCCTCATTCCACTTCTGCTTCTAGGAGATGGAAGAACCTACAATTTAAAGAGAAGATTAAATTACACCCTTAAATATTCAATTTTCAAAATAAGTGGCAACATGATTAACCTTTAGATAAATTTTGCATCTCTCCAGAAGGAACTTCCACTGCAGAGTTGTCCTTTGAGACTCCTGACAGGCACAAAAAAGCTTCTGTCTGTcaagaaaaatattttacttttattctcTACAgtacacacagacagacaatttatacatatatatatatatatatatatatatatatatatatatatatatatatatatataatgtaagtATTAGATGTGCTCACTTTATAGCCCAGGGTTTTCTCAGCCACTGTGCCTGCCAAGTTGCACGACTGCAGTGTCCCAGTGTGATCACTGATGTCCAGCAGCAGATCAAAGCCTTCGGTAGCCTGGAGCAGTTGTCCTTGATTTGGACAGGCATCATTGGAACATGTCTGGATCTCCTCATTGATTCGAAATTTGCATTTGGCACTAGTGcagaaattatttattaaaatctcAGGCTTGTGAACAATAGGTCATTGTACAAAACTGTCAAAGCACTGCACACTTACCACTTCTTGCGTATGACTTTGGAGATGGAGGAACTTAGATCAAGAGTTGTGATGAATCCATATATTATGCAATGAAAGACATCAGCATGTTCTTGACTTCTGGCTTTAAGTTGCTTGACAGTCAGGACATCACTAATGGAATCCACTGAGAAATATGTAAGGATACAGTTTTACTGTGTGTTACTCTATGAGCTCTACACTACACATACTACATTGTCTAGATGTATATAGATCAAATGACTTACATGGCACATCATCACCTGAGAGGATGTCTTGGTCATCCAGTCCTCCGGCTTCTAACAGTTCCCTTATAAACGTGTACAGCCGGTTGGCTTCCGCTGTGTCTAGAATGCAATTGAAAGAATTTAAGGATTTTATCGATAATGTCCGactgttaaaatatttaaattgtaagtTTTTAAATAGATTCTTTAATCTAGCATGTCACATCACTACCAGGGTTGACGGTAATGATCGTTTTTGAGGTCGCTGTTGCTATCATACAATTACGAAACGTGTCAAAGGTGATGCGAGCATCTGCAATAAACAGcactgagaaaaaaataagtacaattaattaaattcacCACATATTATCAATTGCAATTGAAAAATAAACagacaaataaacatattaccaaaacagacaaataaacatattaCCTGTTTCTCTTTGTGTCAGTGTTTGCACCAGGCGAATAGTCTCTTTATCCCAACTGGATGAAAAAAGTAATGAAACtactttgtgttgttgtttgtttttaaaatcataCTGAATTAATGAAATTTTACTCACCACACTAATGGAAATGATTTCCCAGTGTCATCAAAGAGCTTTATTTCTAGCCTCTGTCCTTTGCGTCCATCAGATTTTGTGAAGAATTTCTCCTCTCCAACCTTTGGATAACAAAATCGTAATCACTAAAAAGGAACTATGCATCTTAGGGTGAAAAATTACCCTTTTTTTTGCCCACCAGCCATCCGTGAGGAGGGCTGGCAGTATATTGTTGGAATCTAACCGATTGCACAGCTGCTAGAATGTTAATAATGTGTCCATCCAGACTCTGTCCATTTGCAGTAATGTCTCCCAATGAATAGAAGTCCCTTGGGTCTTTAATTGGCATGTGGAATAGCGGCAGAATCCTGGCCTCTGTTTCTAAATCTGAGCATATCCTAATGCTTGAGTGAGTCTCTGTTACCAACAGCCTGTAGGTACTGAGATGAAATATGTTTATGTATCACTTACAAATACAGTATCATACAGAATATTTATCAGTTAGATgtgatttttcattttgttctttaATCTATTTTTTACCTGGGTGTTGAAGGGCAAAATCTTTCTTCTTTCTCATAGTCCTTGGTCACAACGAGGGGATTTTCAATTATAACTAAAACAGAAGATGCTATTTTGGCTCACAGATTTACTTCAATGTAGTTCATATTATTATAAGTGTTTTTGTATTGCATATTAGATTTTAGTTTTGTTAACACAAGGAAGTGACATTACTACTGCTAAATCTCACCACAATCCCCAATCTGAAAGCGACTGCTCAGTCCTTGGACATATTCCCCATTTCCCCATGCAGACACATTGATAAAATGTTCTGGTGAATCTTTTATGGTGAAGCTGAATGTGAACCTTTCAGAGCCAACatctgaaataaaaagaaaataaagtttaaaaaataaataaaataaaatggaaacaGAAAATATGTCATGGTAACCCACTTTTCCGGTCTGGAAATCCTCTTGAATCAGTTTTCCCAATTATTACTCCAACCACCTTCTGGAAAATGAACAAAAAGGCCTAATTTTTCGTCTttaaaacatttcttacaggCATTAAAAGGGCATTTTTGTTAAAAGCAATTAttcattgaaattaagataACACCATAACCAGGACACTCAAGGCTAGGCCTTCTGATATTTGCCTGCATAAGTTCTCACCGAGTGTGTGATGTTTATGTTTAGGTCACATATTGGCACATACATTTGTACTGGAGCGTACGCCATTTTCATCTCTGTAAACAACATTGACATAACGGAAAAAACACTCATTACTAAATAATTCCAATAATATCCAACTAGCAAATGAGTTATCAAAAAAGCTAGCAACATTCCTATCGACCTGACGAACTAACGCTGAGGTAAAAGTTTCGCTGCTAATTGTTACTTCATTTGTAACCTATATGACTCGTTATATAATTCAGAAACTcgttaaataattattaatcaaCTTGTTATTATTCGTTAAGCTTAACAACCATTAATAACCACTGTGGGAAATCTCTCTCTTCATACAAAGTCAACGGCACTCGGAGAATGAAGCGGGTCTCTCTCGAGGTGATGAAAAGAGCGGGAGCGACGTCATTTAGTTTGGCGGTTCAAGACATGAATCATGATGTCTTTACAAaacaaacataacaaacataattgcttttgatacatattttaataacggaaaacaaaataaaaagacaGTTTCGATGTAATTAGAACAATTTCAATAAATCATGTCGcatataataataaagaaacacATTCATGCAggattcaataaaaatgaaatagcctatatatatatatatatatatatatatatatatatatatatatatatatacatttttttttttttgtccaaaggccttaataataataaaaaacaaagctatgacatccaaagtatgtaaggtagtacaaataatctcttttattgaatccaaaaggttttaattatatttcaaaggtattttaaagattttgaagtgtcaaaggtcatttggtttaactgtccaaaggcaatacagccatttcatttgtgattaaaatatcttaaaatgtaataaatgtatattttttttattctggcatgattttataacatataTCAACAaggtgcaaaatggtattaaaattatgtgtagtagtcattgctttgttatgagagaGAATGTCagaaaaatttatttcattgatgtcattcggagtaaccaatataaaaggGCAAGCTAGCTAGCAacatatcgtcattcggtaaaaccaaaagtgtcattcggtaaaaccgaaattttggttaaaacgaatgacttttttggcgacaaattttgtccatcttgtaaagaataacaaaagcagtgttaattgattataaaaaccaccaaATCTCAACacttaattaattatatctccattatgtttttttacacttttaaaaaccttattcgtcaacgacccatatatatatatatatatatatatatatatatatatatatatatatatatatatatatatacacacacacacacacacacacacacacacacatatcagtGGTGTGCACTGGTGTAGTGAAATGAGGCGGCAAACTTTTTGTCatataaatcaaatgtaaattcatgtctCAGTTACACTTAATATTATCACACTTTTCTGGCTAAATAAAAATTTCTTACactatcaaataaaaaaagaagaagaaagaaaccaaatacaattctattttgtatttttatattaacaatGTAATTAATATTCCATTTATTAAAACCAAGAATAAAtgtcatcaagttagtgtttttaagtatttttacatatattccaaaataataactcaaggcagtaacaatttacacaatatattttatttgtgaactGATGTTCAGTTGTTGTTTTCAATAGTCATCTTATTTTGAGTTTATCAATCAAAACTCAGTAAACGCTGGTCCGATAGAGATGTACCTTTAATTCcaccaagctgattgctcactaaaaCAAAACccagtcatcatgttttcaggccatttcaAGTTTGGTTTTGACATGATAAGCAGTGATATCTGTGGTTAagctgtttacttacttttcaattagtcttcccattaacGGCATCATCTATTCATTCAGGGGCCGTTTAccttatatataaattaataatgttattataatgttAAATGTATTGTATTGTTATGATAATATGCCTAATAATCTCAATGATTTgagacattttgacattttacatCAGAAATATTCCAGACTGGTTTTATCAGTAAgtaatttcattcattcatgagcAATCTTGCAATGTTCGTATTAGCTTATGCAGACtagtataaaaatatatcaactACTTTAGTCTCTGTGGTGTCCCGGACGGTCATAATATATCTGTGAA
Coding sequences within:
- the mlst8 gene encoding target of rapamycin complex subunit lst8, giving the protein MNVNQGTVGSDPVILATAGYDHTVRFWQAHSGICTRTVQHQDSQVNSLEVTPDRSMIAAAGYQHIRMYDLNSNNPNPVINYDGVSKNITSVGFHEDGRWMYTGGEDCMARIWDLRSRNLQCQRIFQVNAPINCVCLHPNQAELIVGDQSGVIHIWDLKTDHNEQLIPEPDVSVNSVHIDPDASYMAAVNSSGNCYVWNLAGGIGDEVTQLIPKTKIPAHKRYSLRCKFSPDSTLLATCSADQTCKIWRTSNFSLMTELSIKSNNPGETSRGWMWDCAFSGDSQYIVTASSDNLARLWCVETGEIKREYSGHQKAVVCLAFNDSVLG
- the meiob gene encoding LOW QUALITY PROTEIN: meiosis-specific with OB domain-containing protein (The sequence of the model RefSeq protein was modified relative to this genomic sequence to represent the inferred CDS: deleted 1 base in 1 codon), coding for MKMAYAPVQMYVPICDLNINITHSKVVGVIIGKTDSRGFPDRKNVGSERFTFSFTIKDSPEHFINVSAWGNGEYVQGLSSRFQIGDCVIIENPLVVTKDYEKEERFCPSTPSTYRLLVTETHSSIRICSDLETEARILPLFHMPIKDPRDFYSLGDITANGQSLDGHIINILAAVQSVGEEKFFTKSDGRKGQRLEIKLFDDTGKSFPLVCWDKETIRLVQTLTQRETVLFIADARITFDTFRNCMIATATSKTIITVNPDTAEANRLYTFIRELLEAGGLDDQDILSGDDVPLDSISDVLTVKQLKARSQEHADVFHCIIYGFITTLDLSSSISKVIRKKCAKCKFRINEEIQTCSNDACPNQGQLLQATEGFDLLLDISDHTGTLQSCNLAGTVAEKTLGYKTEAFLCLSESQRTTLQWKFLLERCKIYLKVLPSPRSRSGMRARILSCALADPVEVKQSLASFAV